The Micromonospora krabiensis genome window below encodes:
- a CDS encoding ABC transporter ATP-binding protein: protein MTSVLRLDGVDRSFGDRQVLKNVSFDVVAGRMTGFVGGNGAGKTTTMRIILGVLAADRGAVSWQGAPLSREARRRFGYMPEERGLYPKMSVREQVVYLGRLHGLTAEAARRATDALLERVGLAERGDDLLETLSLGNQQRAQIAAALVHDPEVLVLDEPFSGLDPLAVDTVVAVLRERAAAGVPVLFSSHQLDVVERLCDDLVIIADGAIRAAGDREQLRRTYTSPRFELVVETDAGWLRDQPGVTLVDLDGARAVFDLAPGTDEQPVLHAALTRGPVRAFRPVRPSLTEIFREVAQ, encoded by the coding sequence GTGACGAGTGTGCTCCGCCTCGACGGCGTCGACCGCAGCTTCGGCGACCGTCAGGTACTCAAGAACGTGTCCTTCGACGTGGTCGCCGGACGGATGACCGGCTTCGTCGGCGGCAACGGCGCCGGCAAGACGACGACCATGCGGATCATCCTCGGCGTCCTCGCCGCCGACCGGGGCGCGGTCAGCTGGCAGGGTGCCCCGCTGAGCCGCGAGGCGCGCCGCCGCTTCGGCTACATGCCGGAGGAGCGCGGCCTCTACCCGAAGATGAGCGTCCGCGAGCAGGTGGTCTACCTGGGCCGGCTGCACGGCCTGACCGCCGAGGCGGCCCGCCGGGCGACCGACGCGCTGCTGGAGCGGGTCGGCCTCGCCGAGCGCGGCGACGACCTGCTGGAGACGCTGTCGCTGGGCAACCAGCAGCGCGCCCAGATCGCCGCCGCGCTGGTGCACGACCCCGAGGTCCTGGTGCTGGACGAGCCGTTCTCCGGCCTGGACCCGCTGGCCGTCGACACGGTCGTGGCGGTGCTGCGGGAGCGGGCCGCCGCCGGTGTCCCCGTGCTGTTCTCCAGCCACCAGCTCGACGTGGTGGAGCGGCTCTGCGACGACCTGGTGATCATCGCGGACGGCGCGATCCGGGCCGCCGGCGACCGCGAGCAGCTGCGCCGGACGTACACGTCGCCCCGGTTCGAGCTGGTGGTCGAGACCGACGCCGGCTGGCTGCGCGACCAGCCCGGGGTGACCCTGGTCGACCTGGACGGCGCCCGCGCCGTGTTCGACCTGGCGCCCGGCACCGACGAGCAGCCGGTGCTGCACGCGGCCCTGACCCGCGGCCCGGTACGCGCGTTCCGCCCGGTCCGCCCCTCCCTCACCGAGATCTTCCGAGAGGTCGCCCAGTGA
- the dnaE gene encoding DNA polymerase III subunit alpha, whose translation MGDSFAHLHVHTEYSMLDGAARLKDLFGEVSRQEMPAVAMTDHGNMHGANDFYKQAMAAGVKPILGIEAYVAPESRFHKQRVRWGRPEQKSDDVSGSGGYTHMTIWAANKVGLHNLFTLTSRSYTEGYFVKWPRMDADILAEHSAGLMATTGCPSGEVQTRLRLGQYDEALKAAARYQEIFGKENYFLEIMDHGISIEHRVRTELLEIGRKLGIPPVVTNDSHYTHEAQAEAHDVLLCVQTAANVADPNRFRFDGSGYYIKSADEMRAVDNSEAWLEGCRNTLLVAEKVDPTGMFEFHNLMPRFPIPDGESEESWFRKETFKGLARRFPNGIPEGHVVQAEYELGVIIQMGFPSYFLVVADFIQWAKSQGIAVGPGRGSAAGSLVAYALGITDLDPIPHGLIFERFLNPERVSMPDVDIDFDERRRGEVIKYVTDKWGEDKVAQIATFGTIKAKAAIKDSARVLGYPYAVGDRITKAMPPAVMGKDIPLTGIFDPKHPRYAEAGEIRGLYESDPDVKKVIDTAKGIEGLIRQTGVHAAGVIMSAEPIIEHVPLMRRDSDGVIITQFDYPTCESLGLLKMDFLGLRNLTIIDDAVKNIQSNHGEGLDLLALPLDDKGAYELLARGDTLGVFQLDGGPMRSLLRLMKPDNFEDISAVLALYRPGPMGVDSHTNYALRKNGLQEITPIHPELEEPLREILAPTYGLIVYQEQVQRAAQILAGYSLGQADLLRRAMGKKKKEILDKEFVPFRDGCRERGYSDEAIQAVWDVLVPFAGYAFNKAHSAAYGLVSYWTAYLKAHYPAEYMAALLTSVGDDKDKMALYLSECRRMGIQVLPPDVNTSAGPFTPVGKDIRFGLAAIRNVGANVVAAIMRCRDEKGEYTEFYDFLSKVDAVVCNKKTIESLIKAGAFDSLGHTRKGLLQVHADAIDAYADVKRKEATGQYDLFGAGFGDVETTASSTVMPVIGDGEWDKRDKLAFEREMLGLYVSDHPLFGLEHILNAAADTTIAALAEEGAVPDGAVVTLAGILSGVQRRVTKQGRAWASATLEDLAGGVETLFFPNTYEVIGQYIAEDAIVVVKGRVDRRDDTPRIMAMDMSMPDVSTSATNKPVTLTIPVHRCTPPLVERLKETLVLHPGDTEVHVKLLNGGKTTTLRLGPFRVAPTTALMGDLKSVLGPANVS comes from the coding sequence ATGGGCGATTCGTTCGCGCATCTGCACGTACACACCGAGTACTCGATGCTCGACGGAGCGGCCCGGCTCAAGGATCTGTTCGGCGAGGTCAGCCGGCAGGAGATGCCGGCGGTGGCGATGACCGACCACGGCAACATGCACGGCGCGAACGACTTCTACAAGCAGGCGATGGCGGCCGGCGTGAAGCCGATCCTCGGCATCGAGGCGTACGTGGCGCCGGAGTCGCGGTTCCACAAGCAGCGGGTGCGGTGGGGCCGCCCGGAGCAGAAGAGCGACGACGTCTCCGGCAGCGGCGGCTACACCCACATGACGATCTGGGCGGCGAACAAGGTCGGCCTGCACAACCTCTTCACGCTGACGAGCCGGTCGTACACGGAGGGCTACTTCGTCAAGTGGCCGCGGATGGACGCGGACATCCTCGCCGAGCACTCCGCCGGGCTGATGGCCACGACCGGCTGTCCGTCGGGTGAGGTGCAGACCCGCCTGCGGCTCGGCCAGTACGACGAGGCGCTGAAGGCGGCGGCCCGCTACCAGGAGATCTTCGGCAAGGAGAACTACTTCCTGGAGATCATGGACCACGGCATCTCGATCGAGCACCGGGTCCGTACCGAGCTGCTGGAGATCGGCCGCAAGCTGGGCATCCCGCCGGTGGTCACCAACGACTCGCACTACACGCACGAGGCGCAGGCCGAGGCGCACGACGTGCTGCTCTGCGTGCAGACCGCCGCGAACGTGGCCGACCCGAACCGGTTCCGCTTCGACGGCAGCGGCTACTACATCAAGTCCGCCGACGAGATGCGGGCGGTCGACAACTCCGAGGCGTGGCTGGAGGGTTGCCGCAACACTCTGCTGGTCGCCGAGAAGGTCGACCCCACCGGGATGTTCGAGTTCCACAACCTGATGCCGCGCTTCCCGATCCCCGACGGGGAGTCGGAGGAGTCGTGGTTCCGCAAGGAGACGTTCAAGGGGCTGGCCCGTCGGTTCCCGAACGGCATTCCCGAGGGCCACGTGGTGCAGGCCGAGTACGAGCTGGGCGTCATCATCCAGATGGGCTTCCCGTCGTACTTCCTCGTGGTCGCCGACTTCATCCAGTGGGCGAAGAGCCAGGGCATCGCGGTGGGCCCGGGCCGTGGTTCGGCGGCCGGCTCGCTCGTCGCGTACGCGCTGGGCATCACCGACCTGGACCCGATCCCGCACGGCCTGATCTTCGAGCGGTTCCTCAACCCCGAGCGCGTCTCGATGCCCGACGTCGACATCGACTTCGACGAGCGTCGGCGCGGTGAGGTCATCAAGTACGTGACCGACAAGTGGGGCGAGGACAAGGTCGCACAGATCGCCACCTTCGGCACGATCAAGGCCAAGGCGGCGATCAAGGACTCGGCCCGGGTGCTCGGCTACCCGTACGCGGTGGGCGACCGGATCACCAAGGCGATGCCCCCGGCGGTGATGGGCAAGGACATCCCGCTGACCGGCATCTTCGACCCGAAGCACCCGCGTTACGCGGAGGCCGGCGAGATCCGGGGCCTCTACGAGTCCGACCCGGACGTCAAGAAGGTCATCGACACCGCCAAGGGCATCGAGGGGCTGATCCGGCAGACCGGTGTGCACGCCGCCGGCGTCATCATGTCCGCCGAACCGATCATCGAGCACGTCCCGCTGATGCGGCGCGACTCCGACGGCGTCATCATCACCCAGTTCGACTACCCGACGTGCGAGTCGCTCGGGCTGTTGAAGATGGACTTCCTCGGCCTGCGCAACCTGACGATCATCGACGACGCGGTCAAGAACATCCAGTCCAACCACGGTGAGGGCCTGGACCTGCTGGCCCTGCCGCTGGACGACAAGGGCGCCTACGAGCTGCTCGCCCGCGGCGACACCCTGGGCGTGTTCCAGCTCGACGGCGGGCCGATGCGGTCCCTGCTGCGACTGATGAAGCCGGACAACTTCGAGGACATCTCCGCCGTCCTGGCGCTCTACCGGCCCGGCCCGATGGGCGTCGACTCGCACACCAACTACGCGCTGCGCAAGAACGGCCTCCAGGAGATCACGCCGATCCACCCGGAGCTGGAGGAGCCGCTGCGCGAGATCCTCGCCCCCACCTACGGCCTCATCGTCTACCAGGAGCAGGTGCAGCGCGCCGCGCAGATCCTCGCCGGCTACAGCCTCGGCCAGGCCGACCTGCTGCGCCGGGCGATGGGCAAGAAGAAGAAGGAGATCCTCGACAAGGAGTTCGTGCCGTTCCGCGACGGCTGCCGCGAGCGCGGCTACTCCGACGAGGCGATCCAGGCGGTGTGGGACGTGCTGGTCCCGTTCGCCGGCTACGCGTTCAACAAGGCGCACTCCGCCGCGTACGGGCTGGTGTCCTACTGGACGGCGTACCTCAAGGCGCACTACCCGGCCGAGTACATGGCGGCGCTGCTCACCTCGGTCGGTGACGACAAGGACAAGATGGCGCTCTACCTGTCGGAGTGCCGCCGCATGGGTATCCAGGTGCTGCCGCCGGACGTGAACACCTCCGCCGGCCCGTTCACCCCGGTCGGGAAGGACATCCGCTTCGGCCTGGCCGCCATCCGCAACGTCGGCGCGAACGTCGTCGCCGCGATCATGCGCTGCCGGGACGAGAAGGGCGAGTACACCGAGTTCTACGACTTCCTGTCGAAGGTGGACGCGGTGGTCTGCAACAAGAAGACCATCGAATCGCTGATCAAGGCCGGGGCGTTCGACTCGCTCGGGCACACCCGCAAGGGCCTGCTCCAGGTGCACGCCGACGCCATCGACGCGTACGCGGACGTCAAGCGCAAGGAGGCCACCGGCCAGTACGACCTGTTCGGCGCGGGCTTCGGCGACGTGGAGACCACGGCCAGCAGCACGGTCATGCCGGTCATCGGCGACGGGGAGTGGGACAAGCGGGACAAGCTCGCCTTCGAGCGGGAGATGCTGGGCCTGTACGTCTCCGACCACCCGCTGTTCGGCCTGGAGCACATCCTGAACGCGGCGGCGGACACCACCATCGCCGCGCTCGCCGAGGAGGGCGCGGTGCCCGACGGCGCCGTGGTCACCCTCGCCGGCATCCTCTCCGGCGTGCAGCGCCGGGTCACCAAGCAGGGGCGCGCCTGGGCCTCGGCCACCCTCGAAGACCTCGCCGGCGGGGTGGAGACCCTGTTCTTCCCCAACACGTACGAGGTGATCGGGCAGTACATCGCCGAGGACGCGATCGTAGTGGTCAAGGGACGGGTCGACCGTCGCGACGACACCCCCCGGATCATGGCGATGGACATGTCCATGCCGGATGTCAGCACCAGCGCGACGAACAAACCGGTGACCCTGACCATCCCGGTGCACCGCTGCACCCCGCCGCTGGTCGAACGGCTCAAGGAGACCCTGGTGCTGCACCCGGGCGACACCGAGGTGCACGTCAAGCTGCTCAACGGCGGCAAGACCACCACCCTGCGGCTGGGGCCGTTCCGGGTCGCGCCCACCACCGCGCTGATGGGTGACCTGAAGAGCGTCCTCGGCCCGGCCAACGTCAGCTGA
- a CDS encoding aminotransferase class V-fold PLP-dependent enzyme → MELDDAQKLWQPQPGWLNTASYGLPPEPAWTAVQEALADWRVGATSWEAWGESVGRCRATFARLVGGVPAEDVTVGATASQLLAPVAAALPPGATIVVPEVEFTSNLFPWLVQAERGVDVRTVPLAGLVDAIDADTDLVAFSLVQSSDGTVAAYDEIVAAARAHGALVAVDATQAAGWLPFDAARADVVVVSAYKWLMGMRGVALAYLAPALRERLRPDAANWYAGGDPHTSYYGPPLRLAEDARRFDISPAWFNWVGLAPALDLLLEIGLPAIHRHDVALANRLLTGLGRPPGDSAIVAVEVPGAQERLERAGVRAAVRAGRVRASFHVYSTEDDVDLALEALTS, encoded by the coding sequence ATGGAACTCGACGACGCGCAGAAGCTGTGGCAGCCGCAACCCGGCTGGCTGAACACCGCCAGCTACGGGCTGCCGCCCGAGCCGGCGTGGACCGCGGTGCAGGAGGCGCTGGCCGACTGGCGGGTCGGTGCGACCTCCTGGGAGGCGTGGGGCGAGTCGGTCGGCCGGTGCCGGGCCACCTTCGCCCGGCTGGTGGGCGGCGTACCGGCCGAGGACGTCACCGTCGGCGCCACCGCCTCGCAGCTGCTCGCGCCCGTGGCGGCGGCGCTGCCCCCGGGCGCGACGATCGTGGTGCCCGAGGTGGAGTTCACCTCCAACCTGTTCCCCTGGCTGGTGCAGGCCGAGCGCGGCGTCGACGTCCGCACCGTCCCGCTCGCCGGCCTGGTCGACGCGATCGACGCCGACACCGACCTGGTCGCGTTCAGCCTCGTGCAGTCCTCCGACGGCACGGTCGCCGCGTACGACGAGATCGTCGCCGCCGCCCGGGCGCACGGCGCGCTGGTCGCGGTGGACGCCACCCAGGCGGCGGGCTGGCTGCCCTTCGACGCGGCGCGGGCCGACGTGGTCGTCGTGTCGGCGTACAAGTGGCTCATGGGGATGCGCGGCGTGGCGCTGGCCTACCTGGCCCCGGCCCTGCGGGAGCGGCTTCGGCCGGACGCCGCCAACTGGTACGCGGGCGGCGACCCGCACACCTCCTACTACGGCCCGCCGCTGCGGCTGGCCGAGGACGCCCGCCGGTTCGACATCTCCCCGGCCTGGTTCAACTGGGTGGGGCTGGCGCCCGCCCTCGACCTGCTGCTGGAGATCGGGTTGCCGGCGATCCACCGGCACGACGTCGCCCTGGCGAACCGGCTGCTCACCGGCCTCGGCCGGCCGCCGGGGGACAGCGCCATCGTCGCGGTGGAGGTGCCCGGGGCGCAGGAGCGGCTGGAGCGGGCCGGCGTGCGGGCGGCGGTGCGCGCCGGCCGGGTGCGCGCCTCGTTCCACGTCTACTCGACCGAGGACGACGTCGACCTCGCCCTGGAGGCGCTCACCTCCTGA
- a CDS encoding response regulator — protein sequence MTAPAAGDDRPIRVLLADDQHLVRTGFRVILEVEDDIEVVGEAADGERAVGMTRALRPDVVLMDVEMPGVDGLEATRRITAATPPEGPAVLILTTFDRDDYLFAALRAGASGFLLKNGTPEALIEAIRVLARGDGLLAPELTRRVIATFAQPGAPSGVGGTETGDAALRELTPREREVLVLVARGASNAEIAAALHLGEATVKTHVSRVLAKLGLRDRVQAVVFAYERGVVRAGG from the coding sequence GTGACCGCCCCGGCGGCCGGGGACGACCGGCCGATCCGCGTGCTGCTCGCCGACGACCAGCACCTGGTCCGCACCGGCTTCCGGGTCATCCTGGAGGTGGAGGACGACATCGAGGTGGTCGGCGAGGCCGCCGACGGGGAGCGGGCGGTGGGCATGACCCGGGCGCTGCGCCCGGACGTGGTGCTGATGGACGTGGAGATGCCCGGCGTCGACGGCCTGGAGGCGACCCGGCGGATCACCGCCGCCACCCCGCCGGAGGGGCCGGCGGTGCTGATCCTCACCACCTTCGACCGGGACGACTACCTGTTCGCGGCGCTGCGTGCCGGCGCGAGCGGCTTCCTGCTCAAGAACGGCACCCCGGAGGCGCTGATCGAGGCGATCCGGGTGCTGGCCCGCGGCGACGGCCTGCTCGCCCCGGAGCTCACCCGCCGGGTGATCGCCACGTTCGCCCAGCCGGGCGCCCCCTCCGGCGTGGGCGGCACGGAGACCGGGGACGCCGCGCTGCGCGAGCTGACCCCGCGCGAACGGGAGGTGCTGGTCCTGGTCGCCCGGGGTGCCAGCAACGCCGAGATCGCCGCCGCCCTGCACCTCGGGGAGGCGACGGTGAAGACCCACGTCAGCCGGGTGCTGGCGAAGCTGGGGCTGCGCGACCGGGTCCAGGCGGTGGTGTTCGCGTACGAGCGGGGGGTGGTCCGGGCCGGTGGGTGA
- a CDS encoding permease prefix domain 1-containing protein: MTSLTDRYLAATLRSVPAARREEIATELRASIEDMIDGRAAEGRDTATAEREVLTELGNPAQLAARYADRRLQLIGPTYYLVWERLLKLLLSFVPALVGVVVGLVEATDGNNPGGAVGTGISTAIQVAVQIAFWVTLVFAILERTNASLDLPEWTVDQLPEHQAGRQITLTDTAAAIGWLVLVIAYLPLQHFHSFVTDRDNGNLPILDPALWSFWLPFLIAVLVANVGLEIAKYRTGRWTWPLVGANAAVNLAFSVPVIWLISTDRLLNPDFVARWEWLGQAENRNLVATLVVVGTVLIALWDIADSALKAYRDRH; this comes from the coding sequence ATGACCTCCCTGACCGACCGCTACCTCGCCGCCACCCTGCGCTCCGTTCCGGCCGCCCGACGCGAGGAGATCGCCACCGAGCTGCGCGCCTCGATCGAGGACATGATCGACGGTCGGGCGGCCGAGGGCCGCGACACGGCCACCGCCGAGCGGGAGGTGCTCACCGAGCTGGGCAACCCGGCCCAGCTCGCCGCCCGCTACGCCGACCGCCGGCTCCAGCTCATCGGCCCGACCTACTACCTGGTCTGGGAGCGGCTGCTGAAGCTGCTGCTCTCCTTCGTGCCGGCCCTCGTCGGCGTCGTCGTCGGCCTGGTCGAGGCGACCGACGGCAACAACCCCGGCGGGGCGGTCGGCACCGGCATCAGCACGGCGATTCAGGTCGCGGTCCAGATCGCCTTCTGGGTCACCCTGGTCTTCGCGATCCTCGAACGCACCAACGCCTCGCTCGACCTGCCCGAGTGGACCGTCGACCAGCTCCCCGAGCACCAGGCCGGCCGGCAGATCACGCTGACCGACACCGCCGCCGCCATCGGCTGGCTGGTCCTGGTCATCGCGTACCTGCCGCTACAGCACTTCCACTCGTTCGTGACCGACCGCGACAACGGCAACCTGCCGATCCTCGACCCGGCGCTGTGGAGCTTCTGGCTGCCGTTCCTGATCGCCGTCCTGGTCGCCAACGTCGGCCTGGAGATCGCCAAGTACCGGACCGGCCGCTGGACCTGGCCGCTGGTCGGCGCCAACGCCGCCGTCAACCTGGCGTTCTCGGTGCCGGTGATCTGGCTGATCTCGACCGACCGGCTGCTCAACCCGGACTTCGTGGCCCGCTGGGAGTGGCTCGGGCAGGCGGAGAACAGGAACCTCGTCGCCACCCTCGTCGTGGTCGGCACGGTCCTGATCGCGCTCTGGGACATCGCCGACAGCGCGCTCAAGGCGTACCGCGACCGGCACTGA
- a CDS encoding ABC transporter permease, whose protein sequence is MNTMQASRLVAAREIRVKLRDKTFLFSTLFFLLIAAAATILPPLLSGGPDSVAVTEQAAGPLREAGLEVRTVPDDRAAEQAVRDGDVDAAVVAGPTVLAMDEAPEDVVSALSTQPPVRLLDPDAVNPVVAFLVPFVFAFVFFVTSQTFGAQIAQSIIEEKQTRIVEILVAAVPVRALLIGKMVAGTLLALGQIALVALVAVAGMAFTGDTGLLHLLAPAIGWFLPFFLLGFVLIASMWAAAGALVNRLEDIGGVSTPVQLAVMLPFFAVIFLNDNATAMRVLSYLPFSAPTAMPLRLFTGDAAAWEPVLSLILLLATAAGFLLAGARVYEGALLRTNGRTSIRTAWRTRETLG, encoded by the coding sequence GTGAACACGATGCAGGCCAGCCGGCTGGTCGCCGCCCGGGAGATCCGGGTCAAGCTGCGCGACAAGACGTTCCTGTTCAGCACGCTGTTCTTCCTGCTCATCGCCGCCGCGGCGACCATCCTGCCGCCGCTGCTCTCCGGCGGGCCGGACAGCGTGGCGGTGACCGAGCAGGCGGCCGGTCCGCTGCGCGAGGCCGGGCTGGAGGTGCGGACGGTCCCCGACGACCGGGCCGCCGAGCAGGCCGTCCGCGACGGCGACGTGGACGCCGCCGTCGTCGCCGGTCCGACCGTGCTCGCCATGGACGAGGCACCCGAGGACGTGGTGTCCGCGCTGAGCACCCAGCCGCCGGTCCGGCTGCTCGACCCGGACGCGGTGAACCCGGTGGTGGCGTTCCTGGTGCCGTTCGTGTTCGCGTTCGTCTTCTTCGTGACGTCGCAGACCTTCGGCGCGCAGATCGCGCAGAGCATCATCGAGGAGAAGCAGACCCGGATCGTCGAGATCCTGGTGGCGGCGGTGCCCGTACGGGCCCTGCTGATCGGCAAGATGGTCGCCGGGACGCTGCTCGCCCTCGGCCAGATCGCCCTGGTGGCGCTGGTCGCGGTCGCCGGCATGGCGTTCACCGGGGACACCGGGCTGCTGCACCTGCTCGCCCCGGCGATCGGCTGGTTCCTGCCGTTCTTCCTGCTGGGCTTCGTGCTGATCGCCTCGATGTGGGCGGCGGCCGGCGCGCTGGTCAACCGCCTGGAGGACATCGGCGGTGTGTCGACGCCGGTGCAGCTCGCGGTCATGCTGCCGTTCTTCGCGGTGATCTTCCTGAACGACAACGCGACCGCCATGCGGGTGCTGTCCTACCTGCCGTTCTCCGCACCCACCGCGATGCCGCTGCGGCTGTTCACCGGCGACGCGGCCGCCTGGGAGCCGGTGCTGTCGCTGATCCTGCTGCTGGCCACCGCCGCCGGGTTCCTGCTCGCCGGCGCCCGCGTGTACGAGGGCGCCCTGCTGCGGACCAACGGCCGCACCTCGATCCGGACGGCGTGGCGGACCCGGGAGACGCTCGGCTGA
- a CDS encoding sensor histidine kinase, with translation MTTPTSDDWRRPGPTPEQRRLDLYGGLAVTVLALFSLTLTRSTGAFLLGPPPSGPEQIFWTVAVTLPLVWRRRFPATTTLVIAATFIAAQARSAPETQLSGWALFAAIYTLGAWGPDRRLSRRLRIGVIATMFAWLGVYYAVTVGSIPPDAFERAVGPVPPVLAAMVSGVLVNVLYFGFAYFFGETAWLAAHRQHELAERAEELRRSQAEARGRAVMGERVRIARELHDVVAHHVSVMGVQASACRRVLDRDPDKARTALTAIEQTARTAVDELRRMLGVLRAGEAVPDRVGPPAGVDGIEAVVERARDAGLRATLGVYGDPVPLPESVSQAVYRVVQEAVTNVLRHATGAGVLDVRLRYLAREVEVDVTDDGRPTRPANPDGLGLVGMRERVTTHDGTLEAGPRGGGGWRVRARFPVPAAVPEPA, from the coding sequence ATGACCACCCCCACCAGTGACGACTGGCGTCGCCCCGGGCCCACCCCGGAGCAGCGGCGCCTGGACCTCTACGGCGGGCTGGCCGTGACCGTGCTGGCCCTGTTCAGCCTCACCCTGACCCGCAGCACCGGGGCGTTCCTGCTCGGGCCGCCACCCTCCGGGCCCGAGCAGATCTTCTGGACCGTCGCGGTGACGCTGCCGCTGGTCTGGCGGCGCCGCTTCCCGGCCACCACCACGCTGGTGATCGCGGCCACCTTCATCGCCGCCCAGGCCCGGTCGGCGCCGGAGACGCAGCTCTCCGGCTGGGCGCTCTTCGCGGCGATCTACACGCTCGGGGCGTGGGGCCCGGACCGGCGGCTGTCCCGGCGGCTGCGGATCGGCGTCATCGCCACCATGTTCGCCTGGCTCGGCGTCTACTACGCGGTGACCGTCGGCAGCATCCCGCCGGACGCGTTCGAGCGGGCCGTCGGGCCGGTGCCCCCGGTGCTCGCCGCCATGGTGAGCGGCGTGCTGGTCAACGTCCTGTACTTCGGTTTCGCGTACTTCTTCGGGGAGACCGCGTGGCTGGCCGCGCACCGGCAGCACGAGCTGGCGGAGCGGGCGGAGGAGCTGCGCCGCTCGCAGGCCGAGGCGCGCGGACGGGCGGTGATGGGCGAACGGGTCCGGATCGCCCGTGAGCTGCACGACGTGGTCGCCCACCACGTCTCCGTCATGGGGGTGCAGGCGTCGGCCTGCCGGCGGGTGCTCGACCGCGACCCGGACAAGGCGCGCACCGCATTGACGGCGATCGAGCAGACCGCCCGCACCGCCGTGGACGAGCTGCGCCGGATGCTCGGTGTGCTGCGGGCCGGCGAGGCCGTCCCCGACCGGGTCGGGCCGCCCGCCGGCGTCGACGGGATCGAGGCCGTCGTGGAGCGGGCCCGGGACGCCGGGCTGCGCGCCACACTCGGCGTGTACGGGGATCCGGTGCCGCTGCCCGAGTCGGTGTCCCAGGCGGTGTACCGGGTCGTGCAGGAGGCGGTGACGAACGTGCTCAGACACGCGACCGGGGCGGGTGTGCTCGACGTCCGGCTGCGGTACCTGGCCCGGGAGGTGGAGGTCGACGTGACCGACGACGGCCGGCCCACCCGCCCGGCGAACCCCGACGGGCTGGGCCTGGTCGGGATGCGCGAGCGGGTCACCACCCACGACGGCACGCTGGAGGCGGGGCCGCGCGGCGGCGGCGGCTGGCGCGTACGCGCCCGGTTCCCGGTGCCGGCCGCCGTCCCGGAGCCGGCGTGA
- a CDS encoding PadR family transcriptional regulator has translation MVSDEILRTHLQELRRGTVVVASLVALRHPGYGYALLQRLTGHGFPVDANTLYPLLRRLEEQGLLTSEWNTEESRPRKFYRTSDEGESVLRRLLDDLADVQTSLTGLIEGVDR, from the coding sequence ATGGTCAGCGACGAGATCCTCCGGACGCACCTCCAGGAGCTGCGGCGGGGCACGGTCGTGGTGGCGAGCCTGGTCGCCCTGCGTCACCCCGGCTACGGCTACGCGCTGCTGCAACGGCTCACCGGCCACGGCTTCCCGGTGGACGCCAACACCCTCTACCCGCTGCTGCGCCGCCTCGAAGAACAGGGGCTGCTGACCAGCGAGTGGAACACCGAGGAGAGCCGCCCCCGAAAGTTCTACCGGACCAGCGACGAGGGTGAATCGGTCCTGCGCCGACTCCTCGACGATCTGGCCGACGTACAGACCTCCCTCACCGGCCTGATCGAAGGAGTCGACCGATGA
- a CDS encoding DUF402 domain-containing protein encodes MTDRRFAPGDVVVRREILLGEVWFGCPTICVEDSPDLLALYLPPGAEFGFPELGEFPCGRHPWQTAGHRAWSGHGKLMLQRPGEAHSVDVFWSGPDRAFAGWYFNLQDPLRRTPIGVDTLDHELDLWWAADADRYVWKDVEIFAQRLVEGRYPGMEAAIRAEGDRIAALLDAGERWWDESWASWKPGPAWPVPRLPAGWHAVPV; translated from the coding sequence GTGACGGACCGACGGTTCGCGCCGGGCGACGTGGTCGTCCGGCGCGAGATCCTGCTCGGCGAGGTGTGGTTCGGCTGCCCGACGATCTGCGTCGAGGACAGCCCCGACCTGCTCGCCCTCTACCTGCCGCCGGGAGCCGAGTTCGGCTTCCCGGAGCTGGGCGAGTTCCCGTGCGGCCGGCACCCGTGGCAGACCGCCGGCCACCGGGCGTGGAGCGGGCACGGCAAGCTCATGCTCCAGCGCCCCGGCGAGGCGCACTCGGTGGACGTGTTCTGGTCCGGCCCCGACCGCGCCTTCGCCGGCTGGTACTTCAACCTCCAGGACCCGCTGCGGCGTACGCCCATCGGGGTGGACACCCTCGACCACGAGCTGGACCTGTGGTGGGCCGCGGACGCCGACCGCTACGTCTGGAAGGACGTGGAGATCTTCGCGCAGCGGCTGGTCGAGGGCCGCTACCCGGGGATGGAGGCGGCGATCCGCGCCGAGGGCGATCGGATCGCCGCCCTGCTGGACGCGGGTGAGCGGTGGTGGGACGAGAGCTGGGCCTCCTGGAAGCCCGGCCCGGCCTGGCCGGTTCCCCGCCTGCCCGCCGGTTGGCACGCGGTCCCCGTCTGA